TTCAAGTCTTACACAGCCCACTGCCATTATAGAGGCAAATTCCATAAACAGCTCCACCAACGCCGACTGACCGAGATGGTTACATTATTCCAAAAATAACATATTTGTGCCAGCAATCGTAACTACTCAGGTAGGTATGCCGTACTCATATTATGACGAAACAATAGCAGCTTAACGTTCAATTATCACTTCGCATTTGACGCTCATAAAAGCTATTGAATATCAAGAAAATAAACATTATTTTACTTGCATATTTGTTTTTTTTTGTACCTTTGTAGGTGAAATGAAGGCAAAGAAATCAGCAAATAGCAAAGTTCCCAGCAGGGCGTTACATGCCAAGAGTCGCAAGGATTCTTGTACAAACAACGTACACCCTGACGTAATTCTTGACGCTGATGAAGCATTGCGATATATTCTTGGAAGACTAACAAAACTCGAAGATGAAGTAGCTCCGATAAAGATTGAGAATAAGGAGTTGAAAAAGCGTAATGGATACCTTGAGTCGCAACACAGACAAGATCTTGCAAAAATCAAGAAACAGAATGCGGAAATCTGCACACTAAAGGCTCGTCTCGACAAATTGGAGAAACCAAAGAAAGCTAGCCATAACAGAAACACACCTCCGTCTAAGGAAGATATTGCAGCCTCCGAGGAGAGGAAGCGTACAAAGTCATTGCGTGAGCCATCTGGCAAGAAGTCAGGAGGTCAGCCAGGACATAAGGGAAGTACTTTGCAAAGGGAAGAGAGATCTGATTTTTATGTAGAGGTACCATTGGACAACTGCCCGGACTGCGGTGAAGATTTGTCAAATGTTTCGGGTATTCAGAAGATGACTCGCCAGATGATAGATATAAACTTCCCGGCTCCAGTCATAACCCAGTACTCCATATTGGAGAAGGTTTGCCCTAATTGTGGGCATACTGTATGCAGCGAGTTTCCGGAAGGTGTAAACGGAGACGTATTCTACGGCCCGAATGTACAGGCTCTGGTTGTATATCTTTGTGACGCGCACCCTGTATCCTTCCCCCGCATCAAAAGGCTCATGAGTGATATGCTCCATCCATACCTGAGGGAGCGTACTATCACCAATATCGTCCAACGGCCGGCCAGCCGCGTACT
This genomic stretch from Desulfovibrio porci harbors:
- a CDS encoding glycoside hydrolase family protein, whose translation is KDALLLGVLAYNCGPGVVNKSTVLKKLKSGNRDIFKSYTAHCHYRGKFHKQLHQRRLTEMVTLFQK